In Candidatus Pelagibacter sp. RS39, the following proteins share a genomic window:
- a CDS encoding SHOCT domain-containing protein, whose translation MEKLIFFGLVIPILFFVLYLGTRAVMSGVSAKQANRDNKDGKEIDENVEESNTDKSLSEELEKLNALRESGVLTQEEFEKAKNKLLNN comes from the coding sequence ATGGAAAAATTAATTTTCTTTGGACTAGTAATCCCTATTTTATTTTTTGTTTTGTACTTAGGCACAAGAGCTGTCATGAGTGGCGTTAGTGCAAAACAAGCCAATCGAGACAACAAAGATGGGAAAGAAATAGACGAAAATGTTGAAGAGTCAAACACTGATAAATCTTTAAGTGAGGAGTTAGAAAAACTTAATGCGTTAAGAGAAAGTGGTGTATTAACTCAAGAGGAATTTGAAAAAGCAAAAAATAAATTATTAAACAATTAA